caatgtaattgtctgcatcctttccaatcccccatatactatatatatttttagtaaatacatatatatatatatatttaaaaatatataatattttactttattattttcccctaaggctaccacccctcccctaatcggagtaaactaatggacagcaACACTTAggtttctacttccagcttataaatactatatacattttacggacataACTATTGTAAAAATATACTATCTTGGTTGTATTCCCCatttatataacattctattgattgcaagaattttgtataatcattTAAATGGAAAAACATCtacgttttgaatccggcgtcgtTTTGTGGATCAGTTCAAGatccatgtgccatggaattggaACATAAAAAATCACTTcctaactattttgcaatctatatgacacagctgtcaatttttggtccttaaataaaCCAGGtatactttatttttttattcctaACACTTTTCTTTTAACCaaatttggtctttaatgcagtgCCGACAGACAACttccttactttctcccccttccacttgccttttccatttttgcggtaatacTGAAATGAGTtgcttgtaattttgggtagagcagttGTTCAAAAGCCTTTATTGGTTCCCTCACTACGTCTTTTTGTTTTGAATGTGATGATGAAAAGCTAAACATCCACCgtgcctttccttccttcctgtcaGTCATAGTGCATCTGTAATTGGCCCTAACAGGTTTTCACAGTCGGACAACAGAGTGGTTAACTCTCTCACTGTGTCTATTAGGCTCACTCACTGGGGGGCATAACACTTAGAAAACTTTTCATCTTTGTAGCCGTCCTGCACTGTATTTCATTGAAATGTTGTTTGTGATGATTGTACTGTAGCACTATAGCTCTAATGGTGCGGTTCTGTCTTTCTGCGTTCTGTAGGACTGAGGACCATTGAGATGCATGGCTTGTAAGCAGCCAGCGCCTGCGATGGCTCACAGGAAGAGGCCAGGGACCAGCGGCTCCAGCTGCAGCATGGTGGAGCCCCCCGTACGGCCCCCCTGCCCCGCCGCCTACCCCCCAGAGCAGCACAGCCAGGAGCATGAGGAGGggccaggggaggaggaggaggtccacTACTGCCGCCAGCAGGGCCTGGAGCCAGAGCTGACGGACAGCCGGCCGGACACACCTACTACACCGGAGCCGGAACACGAGCATGAACACAGCCATGACCACGATCACCCAGACTGCCACGGCCATGATGACCACAGTCACAGCGACGACCATGCAGAGTGCCATGGCCACGACCGCGACCATGCAGACTGTCACGGTCACAGTCACGACGATGTAGACTGTCACGACCACGGCCACGTGCACAGTCACATCAATGACCACGACCATGCAGGCTGCCACGGCCACCGTCACGACCACGCTGACAGCCTGGACGGAGACTCCAGCTCTGACTATGTGAACAACACCTCAGAGGAGGAGGACTATGATGAAGGTCTGCCGGAGGAGGACGAGGGCATCACCTACTACATCCGCTACTGCCCTGAGGATGACAGCTACCTGGAGGGCAGCATGGACTGCAACGAGGCCGAGGCTGACTACACCGCCAGCACCGTGCAGCACGTCCGGGCTGAGCCCCCCGGGCGACACAGACGAGTGCCAGGAAGCGGTGGAGGAGTgggtggagggagaagggggggtggaggtgggggaGGTGCGCTGTGAGGTGGTGGAGCAGGACCCAGATGAACAGATCTACGACGTCCTGGACCACCACCCACACCCCGCCGCCGTCCTGCACGAGTCCCCCCCCAcccacagaggaggaggaagaggaggaggtgagagctgGGGTTGCCTACACTGGGGACTACTATGGCCCAGAGGAGGACAATGGGAACTCCGTGGTTCACGTACCGCGGTCTCCATACCGTGGCCGTAAGGTGGTagtggagggggagacaggggaggaggcggaggaggacATTGACCAGATAGTGGCAGAGATCAAGATGAGTATGAGCATGGGTAGTCTGAGCAGCGGTGGCACTGACCAGAGCCCTGACGAGCTGGTGCAAGACAGTGTACCCAATGACTACCACGCTCCTGAGGCCCACGCCAATCCTGAGcctgccccctacaccccaaccccacACCGCCACGACAGCAGACCCAAGTCCCTCAACCTTCCCTCCACACGGCACAACAACCCTGAGCTCCAGAGGGGCTTCAAGGTTCATTCCCGCACCCCGGAGGAGCGACAGCAGTGGGCTCAAGAACAGGTGAGAGTGAGAGGCCATTTTGTTGGGTATTTTCTATACACACTCATTGAATCTCCTCTATTGAAATGATGTGAATGACAAGTCAGACGTACGGTTTAGGTGATGTGTTGAGAAGGTTGTCAGAATAGAAATCCAACGTTAATGTCTCGTCTAAAATTTACAGGGAGATCAAGGACCGAGTGGTCAAACTGATTTTCAGACTTTCAGATTCCTCTAACACTAATCTCCTGGATAAACTTGACTTTGGTTTTTAATCGTCTAGATTTTGTGGCATTTACCAAAGTATTAGTTTTAGAAGGTCTATAACCAACTCTTAAACCATGGTCCTCCTTTACACTTTACCCGAGTGGGGGATGGTCCAATGCCGTCAGGGAGAGATCTGTGTAGACTAACGTTATGCATTAAAGGTCAAATCGTGGggctgcttatatttgtcctgtttcataCATGCACAAGTGTGTAACCTTGTACAGTGTGTGGTGAAATGGAAATGCATGTCCCACTCCCTCCGAGGCATCCTCGTAGAGTGGGGTCACGACGTGTTTAACACAGCTGGAGACAGAAGATGTACGGCCAGGTTATGTTCAGATTCTGCTGCAGACCGATGCCATTGGAACGGATTAAAACAAGATTTGCGATAGGGAGATATTTATTATGTGTGAGGTGGTTGACAGACAGGTTATTGCATTTTAGCTATAGTGCAGCTAGTGAGACCCGTCCCCCAGTCACAGCCAGACACCTTGagctcccctctctatctcccacgCCCACTGCCCTCATTCAGATCCAGCCGGTTCTTGTATTCCACACAGACGCCTCTTCCTGTCCTCCACCCAGCCCCTCTCTGTGTTCTACCATGCTCGCCCCCAGCCCAGCCAGATGGTGAGGTGTGGggagagcctgtgtgtgtgccctgcAGTATGGGATGGCAGCATGCTGATACACACCTGCTCCACagtggtgtgcatgtgtgttatgtgtgtgtggttgtgtgtgttctctttaCTGTGTTGATGGAGAGAAATGGGACAGGCCACATAACTGGATTATATTGGAAGCAAGCACATATTGTGCAGAACAGTCACTGACGACAACAAATAAAGAAAATCTACTGCCCAGGTTAAATTCGGTGACCGTTTGTGGTTTTACGCAGCAGTTGTAAATGCTTTGCTAAATGCTTTCAGCGTTCAGGTACTGTGATTAAGGCTCACAGAAGTGTTTGAAAACATCAGATTCAGGCTTGATACTTCCTCAGGGCAGAGATTTGTTTTATCCTGTCACACAAATGGATCTGATTTTTAATTCATTACTGTGTGCTCAAGCTGTTGTGTAGATGTTGAATACTAATCAGGACTTTGCGCTGTGCCGTCACTGCAAAAAGAAGGATTGTTGAGTTATGTAAATATGAAATGAGAGCAATTTCATCATCTTTAATTTCATCAGTGTCATGCTTTGCTAAGTAAATGTGAACTGCCATGACTATAGCGGTACGCAAGACAAcatgttgtcgtgtgtgtgtgtgtgtgtgtgtgtgtgtgtgtgtgtgtgtgtgtgtgtgtgtgtgtgtgtgtgtgtgtgtgtgtgtgtaatttacaGAAACACGTGTTACTGAACTCAGTTCATGTCTGGTAATAGCATGACCTTATTCTTTTCCCCCATTACAACTACTCTCTTTTCTCCGACCCATAGAGAAATGTATGGGACTGTATTACTAATGTATGTTAGCTGTAGCTCCCTCAGGGATCGgtcctttttttttcttcatttccaCTGTCTGCTTGGAAATGTGTTATTAACTCTCTGTTGCCCGCTGGTCCCTGTTTAACCCCTGGTTTAACCTCCACAGATGACCAACGGTGCAGAGCAGCCCAGGAAACAGCAGCGTTCTGACCTCAACGTGCCGCTGGAGAACAACAATGTCCCGGAGGTaaactgtctctgtctgcagtCCAAACTTATTGCGACAGGTGATATTATGTGGAATACATAACAGTATTATTACTGTCCTGTGCTTGTCCTTCAGAGCCAGTGTCATGGGTGTGAAGGCATTTTCTTCAGATTATTATCATACAGATTATTTATCATCAAATTAATCTTTATTTATACATCAGATTTCAGACATGGAAGGCAACACAATGTGCTTTAcagggaaaaataaataaataataacaatgaaaataaaagctgTATCCCagaggttagctagctaacattgaacctggttggttagctcccagcagattcatgcagggtagtaacgacatgatttggcactatgctcattgttgtttaactagctaacgttagctggctggctcgttagctaacgttatgtgatgtgtgtgatctTACACGTTGTTTACTTAGCTAGgttaattgtttacctagctagctagctacatgtcttaagttaaagtgtacaacacccgttgaatatggccggtgtcagtaaacgtcggcagaAAAGcagaattaaattgttgccagcagagctggttaggctgttttcatgttatccagaggtaaactaatcattggccagagcgtcaagtgtgcgctctgaacgctccgagggTGAAACgatatgggtggggctaaagcttaagagggtgtgaacgatgctgaatgggtggagacaaagaagagctcttcaccagataccaaaacattcaaaggccattttctcaaaagtgagtttacaagtttatcaactttcacagcagaattactttcccattgttcctcaactgcagtgaatgatataccattttgtagctctgagtctctacttttatccaatataaaaaacacaatttcaaattttgctacgcaAGACCGAATAAAGGTGATGAGTcacatatttactacacaacaaacaaaatatatatattttttaaatgatacaaactgaacaactaaaaagcaccctaaggaaaagaaaagctaaaaatgtgttttaaaatcTCCACAGTTTCGGCCCActtcaggttctctggcaggctattccagatcgttaaaaggccagtgccagaggattTATGAGAATCAATTAACTGTGTTTATGAATGAATGAAGTCCCTGTCTCCAGGTAACACAGTGTGGTTGTCCAGTTTTCTTAAGGAAATCACCACTGTTATTATTGTGGACATTTCTCTCAGGGACATTCTATACAATGCTGCTATCCTCATCCCTCACTTCCATTGCTCTGAAAGGAAGGGAATTGGCTGTGCCCTTTTTTGACTCTGCAGTCAAGTCACTAGTTGGGAGCAGCAAGCTGTGTGTTTACATCAGGGAAAACCACTCAACCTTGACCTGTTCAAATGACGCTTTGAGACAAAGCCCTATCTGCTCTGCGCAACCTCCATAGGAACCCTCTCCTCTGCCCAACCCAGTCTTATCATCCTAACATGGTTTTGTCTGGCCAGGCTTTCATTCACACACCACCACTAAGCCTGGAGAGCACAGCCGAACTGCAGAGCAAGGCACATCTTCACTTTAAAGGTCATCTAGTATGATACGGTAGGATTTAAGTATTGGCAAAGCAACAGCTGGGTATATATTTGCGGGAGACCACTATAGCATATGTGTACCAAGATATACTAGGAAGATGTTTCCCTTTTAAGTTATTAAGTGGTTTGATAATGCTCCTGGGCCTTCCTCACAGACTGTAATGAACGGCCACACATATTTCAGCCTGGACCCTCCATTTGAGTGGCATGTCTTTCAAGTGACGGCCATTACTCAGAGTGCTTTTAATGTGTGGCTCTCGCATGCAGAGCTCTGTAGAAGTATTGATATACAGTAGTGTTTTACATCTGAAGAGTTAGGCATGTCATGACCCTGCATGTTAACATGGACCACTGTTTACCATCAGGTCGATGCCATAAAGTTGTTTCCTTTTGATCTGTACTatacactcttaggaaaaaaagggttccaaaagggttgtttggctgtccccataggagaacccttgttCGTTCCTGGTAGAAccaattttggttccaggtaggacCATTTTTAGTTCCATATAGAACTCTCTATGGAAAGGGTTCTGCATGGAATccagtgttctacctggaaccagaaagggtttcaaagggttctcctatggcgacagccaaagaacccttttaggttctagatagcacattgttttctaagagtgtagcacaCTTCTACGTATTCAGTTTTTGCATCGCTTCTTACATTTTCTTCCTCATCTGTTGATGAATAGGGTTTGTATCAATTTCATAGGCTACTTTGAACTGATGTTCAAAAATGTTTCGTCTTCTTTGACAGAATGAAGCTTTTGGAGTTTGTTGGACTGTTGTTTGTTGTGGAAGCCAAAGGCCTTGCAGAGAGGCGGTTTTCCTTTCAGTTTCATGAAATGAGATAATGCATATTTCATTCCGCTTTACTAATTCAGAGAGTTCAATCAAGACTTTCTGTTTTTCAGGAAACAAAGAAGGCTGCATCTTTCCCCAGCTTTGTTGATGGTAAGGCACCTCTACGTCTGTTTATTTTGAGGATGAAATCAAAAGACAAAAATGAATCAAATTCACAACATCAAAAACAGATATTCCCTGTAAGAGGCTTATATCGCTTTGGGTGCAGGGATCTGGTCATTCCAAGGATACTCGATTTGTCTCTCTAATTCAAGCGCCTTGATAACCACTCAAAATCTAGTTGCAAAATGACAGATCATGGAGTATTAAGGGGAGAAAATAATGAGCTTGCAGCTGTTGCATGAGATCAACATGAGATCAACGAGTCTGCATTTGAAAATGAAGACAAACAAGGAAGTAAATACGAATGACCATATTCATTTTTCATGATCTTTATTTGGACAATTTACCTGAGAGCCATCATGTCAGACGTGTCAGTGATTTAGTCGTCAATGTGGGAGGGCTATCTAAGCAGGCCAGTCCCaggcctctgtgtgtgtttggtttgagaTGTTTTCAAGGCATTCTTCACCAAGCCCCTTTCACCACTGGGCAGCGAACGGCAGGGCCTAATATTCCTGGAGGCTGAGCTGTTTCTTTCTTTCACTTTCTCTGATATTATGACAGTGCATTTTATCCCTCAGTGGATGTCACAGAGTCTACGTCTGCGTATCACACGGGCACATGAATCCCGTGGTGCCTCTCTCAGCTCCCTGCCCACCCATGGCCATTTTACTGCTCAAGCCTCCGCCATGATTGTTTCTCTGCATAATACCCAACAGCTACAGAATTGCAGTGTTTTATTTATTCAAATTGTACGTACAGAAAGCTGCCAATActcatacactaccattcaaaagattggagtcacttagaaatgtccttgtttttgaaagaaaagcaaatttttttgtccattaaaataacatcaaatcgattagaaatacagtgtagacattgttaatgttgtaaatgactattgtagctgaaaacagctgattttttttaaatggaatatctacataggcgtacagaggcccattatcagcaaccatcactcctgtgttccaatggcacgttgtgttagctaatccaagtttatcattttaaaaatgtgtttttctttcaaaaacaaggacatttctacgtgaccccaaactttttaacggtaGTGTACGTATATGACCTTTCAACTCAGAGCTTAACTAGAACAACACAGAGATTACTTTGTTTTGCAAAATAAATATGATCTAATAGCGTTTATCTTCTCCTGCTCCTTCGTATCTCTGTCCATCcattctccctgtccctctctgtcaGTTCCAGGGCCCTGTGAGCCAGAAGATCTTATTGATGGCATCATCTTTGCTGCTAACTACCTGGGCTCCACCCAGCTGCTCTCTGAGAGGAACCCGTCCAAGAACATCCGCATGATGCAGGCCCAGGAGGCTGTCAGCCGGGTCAAGGTacggacagacagcagacaggccTTCCAACacttgcacaaacacacacgcacacatagacacacgcgcacacacacacacacacacacacacacacacacacacacactgcaccacccgTTTCAAATCCCGCAAACagcttcccttccttccttccttttcaTATGGATGTTGTTTTGATCTGGTATATTTTCACTGTGACTCTAGGAACCGTTTTGGAAGGATCAGAGTGAAGGGTGTCTGATGTGTTTGTTTACACCCCAGGAGACAGTGTCCAATCTAGTAGGATTATTGCTACTGTACTGCAGGACGCAGTGGTATTGTGTAATCATGTTGCTCCCCAGTGGGTTAGTTTATAGTCCTTTTAGCTCTGTTTACAACCCACTGTTAGATTTTTATACTGTCAGTATTTAATGATGCCCAATAGAGGAAACAACCTTTAAGATATTCATCAATATGATTGAATCTTTGTAGTTGTAGTATATCTTGAATAAACGTTATATTCATGTTTCAGGCATATATAAAACCTGATGGAGACATCAAAGCTTGTACAGAGTATTGCCATAACCTCTGGAAACCTTTTTAATAAGTACTCTAAATGGAACCTCTCGCTGTAGATAGTCTGCAATCTGGGCAGACAGAAATACAGTTTTATAAATGGACTTCAAATGTGAGTGCAAGGTGCTGGTCTTTTTAATTCAAGTGAGGTCCAGATTGGCCTATTAAATCCACATGGACGTCAACGCTGTTTATCTCCCCAGTCAGAGCAGTTTGAGATTTTGCCAGAATTAGCAGTCCATTAGTGCTCCAGTTGGGTCAGATTGGGCTAAAGCATGTGTCACATGGTGTTGGTAATGGATTGCTGGCTCACAGAGGTTATGTTTCCCCTTCCATTTCCGTCCCCTTTTCTACATGTATTGTCTGCTATGAATACTGATGGAGAGCAGCCAGAGAGAATGGCCATATTCAAAACAGACTCCGCCACTGTGCATTCCAATCACTTCACTACTGGTTGGCTCTCAACTAGCTGTGGAGTTATGATTGCTTTTGGCAGTCTAGCTTCTGAAAGGCCATTTATGCAAGGGCCGTTTCCCCTCAGTCTGATAACAGTATGATCACAAATATAGTATTTGCACAGTATGCATTCCTGCGCAGTGAAATGTGTATGTTTTTGAATGAGTTCATGTGTGCTGACAATGTATTGTTGAGACCATTTGTTGAGACTCTATACATGACTTTAGGAGCTATACCTGTTGGATCAAAGAAAATACAACCCAAGATGATACACCAAATGTTCCAAAAACTGTCCAGGCACAATAcatttcctctccctctcatgAAAACATGCGCTGGGCTGTATAATGAATATTTTATAACCTAACTCACAGTGGTCCACTGGCACTTGGCTGGGATCTACTTTTAGGAACATCCACCTGTGGCAAGGCCAGCCAGTCACTGCAGAGCAGAGATGGGAGTGTATGTTAGCTCAGTGGGTCAGATTGGCCCACAGCTCAGTGTGACACAGTGGCACACTCTCCTGTCCAGCAGCAGTCTGCGTCAGGTGATCCTTCCATCTGGCAGCTTTTGTAGGGACATTTGAGTCTTGAAGGCCCCTGCCTCCCTTCCACTGCTGCTGGGATCTGGCTCCATCCATCCCAGTGAAAAGAAATCCAATCTGTTCAGCTGTGGAGAAGGCCATCGGGAAGCATGCCACTTGTTCCCTGCCCTCATCTGAGGAGGAACTGAAGATGATGTGTCTCTCCACAGATGAATTGGCCATATGTCACTCTGGACGCAGGGGATTGGGCACTTTTATGTGTTGGTAGCTACCATTTCTTCACACACCAACCCCTGAGCACTGGGACTGGGTCAGGGTGCTCTGTGCTGTCTGCCTCCCTCGGTACCATTTTATAGTTCTCAGATCTTAGCCACACCAACAACAACCCACACACAGATTAATTACACTGCTGTCTACAATATTTAGTCCAACGCTACAGAGAACAAAGtaagccagacacacacacacacacacacacacacacacacacacacacacacacacacacacacacacacacacacacacacacaacgttgtTGTATGTTTTATTTATACAGATCTTTTTTGGCATGCTCCCATCATTTTGATGTAATATTTATACAGCTTCATCGCCCACTCCTTTTTCTGCCTGCCTTGATTTGATGCAGTAGATGTAGCTGGAGGACTCAGATGTCTGCCTTGATTTGATGCAGTAGATGTAGCTGGAGGACTCAGATGTCTGCCTTGATTTGATGCAGTAGATGTAGCTGGAGGACTCAGATGTCTGCCTTGCATTAGAAGGTGGAGGAGTAAATGTGTTACAAACAACCCAGGATCATCACCCCGAAGGCTATTCTCTGCTCTGCTTCCCATACAAACACAAATAAACGGACTAGTTGCAGCACGCAAACATCAAACTTGCTTGACCCGACTGAGAGGCGAGATCATGCCCTCTGCTCTGTGTCTCAGCAAATGGTGAAGCGGTAGAGAGAGTGCTGACCCTTCCTCTgctcctggctggctggcttgcatAGAGCTGTGGTACCAACTCTCTCAGGCAGCCATAGTAACGGAGTCAATCTGACTAATGATGGATGGGACTGGAACAGATGAACTCAGGGCTCACAAACATGTGTCTGGACTTCACCACACCCTCCTTCTGGTCCTGTGCAGTTGACATACAGCGTTAAGGTCTTTTTGTGGGGTTCAGtgttgggaaagggggatacctagtcagttgcacaggAGGTGTGAGATTAACTGAATCTGAATCTTAACTGAATTAACTGAATCTGAATCAACTGAAATAACTGAATCTGTGTTTGTCAGCGTTTTCTGGTCAGCTACCCTACAGTAGGTTTCTCAATATGTTGTTTTTAGACCATTTGAAAACCACTCAGTCAACAGCTGTCAGTTTTGACATCCCATTTCTCTAGAGGGATGGTGACggacgtcaatacaggactaaatcATTGTGTTGCCTTAAATTACATGTCAAGTCATCTCAGGATGCTAGGCTCTGCTGTAATTCCTCACCATTTTCTGAAAGAATGTGTTGTGGACAGGAAAGGTATGCCAAGGATGTCTTGCCTTGACTTCACATTTGAACCTGAAGCCCTTTGATAGAGTATTTACATATGCTACACTCAAGTTCCCTTTTTACTTTGATATTAAGGTGTGGTATCAACTCATTTTTGCATGTCTTTATGATTTGCTGTATTCAAAAGAAAAAGAGCAATTATGATCCTTTTTAATTGCCGTTTTAATTAGTTTCTGCAGAACACAGCTGTGCCATCGCTCCTCTCCCTCTTCAGAGCAATGATACACCTGCTGTTTGGTTGAGTTATTGTCTCTTACTTTCTTTTACTTTCTTTACTTCCTGCCCTCTGTTTTTGCCGCTCCTCCCGTCCCGTGTCTGACGACCCTGTTCTGTCCCAACGTCTCCTCCCAGAGGGTTCAGAAGGCTGCCAAAATCAAGAAAAAGGCGGTGTGTAAAAACAATCTGATCTGATAACAGAGAGAAGGACCACGTTGACTCCACCCTCACCCCCCGGCTCCCtgttccatctgtctgtctgtctgtctgtctgtctgtctgtctgtctgtctgtctgt
This genomic stretch from Salmo salar chromosome ssa26, Ssal_v3.1, whole genome shotgun sequence harbors:
- the apba2b gene encoding LOW QUALITY PROTEIN: amyloid-beta A4 precursor protein-binding family A member 2 (The sequence of the model RefSeq protein was modified relative to this genomic sequence to represent the inferred CDS: deleted 1 base in 1 codon), which codes for MACKQPAPAMAHRKRPGTSGSSCSMVEPPVRPPCPAAYPPEQHSQEHEEGPGEEEEVHYCRQQGLEPELTDSRPDTPTTPEPEHEHEHSHDHDHPDCHGHDDHSHSDDHAECHGHDRDHADCHGHSHDDVDCHDHGHVHSHINDHDHAGCHGHRHDHADSLDGDSSSDYVNNTSEEEDYDEGLPEEDEGITYYIRYCPEDDSYLEGSMDCNEAEADYTASTVQTSGLSPPGDTDECQEAVEEWVEGEGGVEVGEVRCEVVEQDPDEQIYDEEEEEEVRAGVAYTGDYYGPEEDNGNSVVHVPRSPYRGRKVVVEGETGEEAEEDIDQIVAEIKMSMSMGSLSSGGTDQSPDELVQDSVPNDYHAPEAHANPEPAPYTPTPHRHDSRPKSLNLPSTRHNNPELQRGFKVHSRTPEERQQWAQEQMTNGAEQPRKQQRSDLNVPLENNNVPEETKKAASFPSFVDVPGPCEPEDLIDGIIFAANYLGSTQLLSERNPSKNIRMMQAQEAVSRVKRVQKAAKIKKKASPEGDAQTLTEVDLFISTLRIKVLNADTQETMMDNALRTISYIADIGNIVVLMARRRMPRTASQDCIETTPGAPEAKKQYRMICHVFESEDAQLIAQSIGQSFSVAYQEFLRANGINPEDLSQKEYSDIINTQEMYNDDLIHFSNSENCKELQLEKHKGEILGVVIVESGWGSILPTVILANMMNGGPAARSGKLSIGDQIMSINNTSLVGLPLATCQGIIKGLKNQVQVKLNIVSCPPVTTVLIKRPDLKYQLGFSVQNGIICSLMRGGIAERGGVRVGHRIIEINGQSVVATAHEKIVQALSNSVGEIHMKTMPAAMFRLLTGQETPMYI